In the genome of Nocardioides seonyuensis, one region contains:
- a CDS encoding FAD-dependent monooxygenase — MDPLTRRPATVVGGGIGGLATALALQRTGWEVTVRERRTSLDRGGAGLVLWPNALRCLDLLGVGDAVRQAGTALDGVAIRRPDGRPVSSLVTEPGARRPLAILRADLVDALAGALEPSVLTLDATVSDIESLPGDLVVGADGLRSTVRRALGVAVEPASRGYTVWRAVVPPGVGPLADPRELCETWGAGVRVGTVPLGGRGTYLYASAPLSAAGPARTAETELAWLRRRFADWHAPVPALLRAIEPSTLLRHDVADLPPGRVPLHRGRYSLVGDAGHAMEPNLGQGAGLALEDAVVLAHALTVEPSVAGALSTYDDHRAPRVASLARQSRRIGQLSRLTQPHLVALRDAAMRMTPDRATRRASAAAHDWRPPATPHVHTHPTAQEPA, encoded by the coding sequence ATGGACCCGCTCACGAGACGCCCCGCCACCGTCGTGGGGGGCGGTATCGGCGGCCTCGCCACCGCCCTGGCCCTTCAGCGAACGGGGTGGGAGGTGACGGTGCGCGAGCGCCGGACGTCGCTGGATCGCGGTGGGGCCGGGCTGGTCCTGTGGCCCAACGCGCTGCGTTGCCTCGATCTCCTGGGCGTGGGGGACGCCGTGCGGCAGGCCGGCACGGCCCTGGACGGCGTGGCGATCCGACGGCCCGACGGACGCCCGGTCTCCAGCCTCGTGACCGAGCCCGGCGCCCGGCGTCCGCTGGCGATCCTGCGAGCCGACCTGGTCGACGCCCTGGCCGGCGCTCTCGAGCCGAGCGTGCTGACCCTCGACGCGACCGTGAGCGACATCGAGTCGCTGCCGGGCGACCTCGTCGTCGGGGCGGACGGCCTCCGCTCGACCGTGCGACGCGCGCTGGGCGTCGCGGTCGAGCCGGCGAGCCGTGGCTACACGGTGTGGCGTGCCGTCGTGCCCCCGGGCGTCGGTCCCCTCGCGGACCCTCGTGAGCTCTGCGAGACCTGGGGCGCGGGCGTCCGCGTGGGGACGGTGCCGCTCGGCGGGCGAGGCACTTATCTCTATGCGTCGGCGCCCCTGTCCGCCGCCGGTCCCGCCCGGACCGCTGAGACGGAGCTGGCCTGGCTCCGGCGTCGCTTCGCCGACTGGCACGCACCCGTCCCCGCCCTGCTGCGGGCGATCGAGCCCTCGACGCTCCTGCGCCACGACGTCGCGGACCTGCCGCCGGGGCGCGTGCCCCTGCACCGGGGCAGGTACTCACTCGTCGGCGATGCCGGCCACGCGATGGAGCCGAACCTCGGACAGGGGGCCGGACTCGCCCTGGAGGACGCGGTCGTGCTGGCCCACGCCCTGACCGTCGAGCCCAGCGTGGCCGGCGCCCTGTCGACGTACGACGACCACCGGGCGCCCCGGGTCGCCTCGCTGGCGCGCCAGTCCCGGCGCATCGGCCAGCTGTCGCGGCTCACGCAGCCCCACCTGGTCGCCCTGCGGGACGCGGCGATGCGGATGACTCCCGACCGGGCGACCCGACGAGCCTCCGCCGCCGCCCATGACTGGCGGCCGCCGGCCACCCCGCACGTCCACACCCACCCCACAGCACAGGAGCCCGCATGA
- a CDS encoding GH1 family beta-glucosidase produces the protein MSASSPAGGFPLLPPGFRFGTSTAAYQVEGAVAEDGRGPCIWDTFSAQPGRIVDGTTGAVAADHYHRVGEDVALMKELGASGYRFSMSWSRIQPTGRGRPNPAGLAFYDRLIDTLLGNDIAPMVTLYHADLPQALEDEGGWINRGTVDCFAEYAAIVGERFGDRVEHWVPVNEPNVHTFLGYGNGQQAPGRTLMFDALWAAHHLLLAHGRAAIELRRTAGSADREVSIGCANNHGPVWPATDADADVGASKIFDALWNGMFLEPMLLGRYPADLMPLLEGLAEPGDMATIRQPLDFYGVNYYNPMRIAAAHEDADLPFDFCDVLGYPATDRGWPVVPDALREWLIMFRARYRAALPPIMITESGAAYNMEPGPDGTVDDQPRIDYIDAHLRAVGEAIRRGVDIRGYYCWSLLDTFEWSEGLSQRYGLVHVDRDTQERTPKKSFQWYADMIAAQPRQEQPRG, from the coding sequence GTGAGCGCCTCTTCCCCGGCCGGCGGCTTTCCGCTGCTCCCGCCGGGCTTCCGTTTCGGCACCAGCACCGCGGCCTACCAGGTCGAGGGCGCAGTGGCCGAGGACGGCAGGGGTCCCTGCATCTGGGACACGTTCAGCGCTCAGCCGGGGCGGATCGTCGACGGCACCACGGGGGCCGTCGCGGCCGACCACTACCACCGGGTCGGCGAGGACGTCGCCCTCATGAAGGAGCTCGGCGCCAGCGGCTACCGCTTCTCCATGAGCTGGTCGCGCATCCAGCCGACCGGCCGCGGGCGTCCCAACCCGGCCGGCCTCGCGTTCTACGACCGGCTCATCGACACCCTGCTCGGCAACGACATCGCCCCCATGGTGACGCTCTACCACGCCGACCTGCCCCAGGCGCTCGAGGACGAGGGCGGCTGGATCAACCGGGGGACCGTCGACTGCTTCGCCGAGTACGCCGCCATCGTGGGCGAGCGGTTCGGCGACCGGGTCGAGCACTGGGTCCCGGTCAACGAGCCCAACGTCCACACCTTCCTCGGTTACGGCAACGGCCAGCAGGCACCGGGCCGGACCCTCATGTTCGACGCGCTGTGGGCGGCCCACCACCTGCTGCTGGCCCACGGGCGCGCCGCGATCGAGCTGCGTCGTACCGCCGGGTCGGCCGACCGGGAGGTCAGCATCGGCTGCGCCAACAACCACGGTCCGGTGTGGCCGGCCACCGACGCCGACGCCGACGTGGGCGCCAGCAAGATCTTCGACGCGCTGTGGAACGGCATGTTCCTCGAGCCGATGCTGCTCGGGCGCTACCCGGCCGACCTGATGCCGCTGCTCGAGGGACTCGCCGAGCCCGGCGACATGGCCACCATCCGCCAGCCCCTCGACTTCTACGGCGTCAACTACTACAACCCGATGCGCATCGCGGCTGCGCACGAGGACGCAGACCTGCCCTTCGACTTCTGCGACGTGCTGGGCTACCCGGCCACCGACCGCGGGTGGCCCGTCGTGCCCGACGCGCTGCGCGAGTGGCTCATCATGTTCCGCGCGCGCTACCGCGCCGCGCTGCCGCCGATCATGATCACCGAGTCGGGCGCGGCCTACAACATGGAGCCGGGGCCTGACGGCACGGTCGACGACCAGCCGCGCATCGACTACATCGACGCCCACCTGCGCGCCGTCGGCGAGGCGATCAGGCGTGGAGTCGACATCCGCGGCTACTACTGCTGGTCGCTGCTCGACACCTTCGAGTGGTCCGAAGGCCTCAGCCAGCGCTACGGCCTGGTCCACGTCGACCGCGACACCCAGGAGCGGACTCCCAAGAAGTCGTTCCAGTGGTACGCCGACATGATCGCCGCCCAGCCCCGGCAGGAGCAGCCGCGGGGCTGA
- a CDS encoding sulfotransferase family protein, whose product MSSRRVVFVVGSGRSGTSTMAGALKTLGLHVPQPEVVADATNPKGFGEPRWVVDLHDELLKRSGVQVSDARPRAWLDSGTTSGDHATRERVATWLEGELAAHDELVIKDPRAAWFLGLWRACAERCDATPSFVTMLRPVTEVVGSKQKYYDAGQGDVTRTAAWVNMMLHTERATRGEQRRFVRYADLLTDWTQPVFAIGEAFDLAAVKTAMAVDIAEVHRFIDPSLRRVTLTWDDVAVPSRLRELAEETWEVLDGLADEGGDTAKAHARCDELRAAYLEQYAEAEAFAHSSVLAARRAGEASAAHAPTSRASDRVPHAVRAMVPPGARQRIRKVLHRERP is encoded by the coding sequence ATGAGCAGCCGACGGGTCGTCTTCGTGGTCGGCTCGGGCCGGTCCGGCACGAGCACGATGGCCGGCGCGCTCAAGACCCTCGGCCTCCACGTGCCGCAGCCCGAGGTCGTCGCCGACGCCACCAACCCCAAGGGGTTCGGCGAGCCGCGCTGGGTGGTCGACCTCCACGACGAGCTGCTCAAGCGCAGCGGTGTCCAGGTCTCCGACGCCCGACCGCGGGCGTGGCTCGACTCGGGCACGACCAGCGGTGACCATGCCACGCGCGAGCGCGTCGCGACCTGGCTGGAGGGCGAGCTCGCCGCCCACGACGAGCTGGTGATCAAGGATCCGCGGGCGGCCTGGTTCCTCGGCCTGTGGCGGGCCTGCGCCGAGCGCTGCGACGCCACGCCGTCCTTCGTGACGATGCTGCGGCCGGTCACCGAGGTGGTCGGCTCCAAGCAGAAGTACTACGACGCAGGTCAGGGTGATGTCACCCGCACCGCCGCCTGGGTCAACATGATGCTCCACACCGAGCGCGCCACCCGCGGCGAGCAGCGCCGGTTCGTGAGGTACGCCGACCTGCTCACCGACTGGACCCAGCCGGTGTTCGCCATCGGAGAGGCGTTCGATCTCGCGGCGGTGAAGACCGCGATGGCCGTCGACATCGCCGAGGTGCACCGCTTCATCGACCCCTCGCTGCGTCGGGTGACGCTGACGTGGGACGACGTCGCCGTCCCCTCCCGCCTGCGCGAGCTGGCCGAGGAGACCTGGGAGGTGCTCGACGGCCTCGCCGACGAGGGCGGCGACACCGCCAAGGCCCACGCCCGCTGCGACGAGCTGCGGGCGGCCTACCTGGAGCAGTACGCCGAGGCCGAGGCCTTCGCCCACTCCTCCGTCCTGGCCGCGCGTCGTGCCGGCGAGGCGAGTGCGGCGCACGCCCCGACGTCCCGCGCGTCGGACCGCGTCCCCCACGCGGTGCGCGCCATGGTCCCCCCGGGCGCGCGCCAGCGGATCCGCAAGGTCCTCCACCGAGAGCGCCCGTGA
- a CDS encoding pirin family protein → MNALHRGAARATTTAPGRTTRHSFSFGPHHDPANLGFGPMVCHNDDELDPGAGYPDHPHSHLEIVTWVLEGALVHTSSDGARSVVQAGQAQLLSAGSGVRHSEIADAASGRCRFVQAWLRPDGPGGTTSYSLGEAPAGADGLVEVVGGSALPIRVTGARLLVARLAAGQAVALPEAPLLHVFAATGSARVGGLDLSAGDAARLSDDSAREVSANGPSELLVWCLPR, encoded by the coding sequence GTGAACGCTCTGCACCGCGGGGCCGCCCGCGCCACCACCACCGCGCCGGGCCGCACGACACGGCACTCCTTCTCCTTCGGGCCCCACCACGACCCGGCCAACCTCGGCTTCGGGCCGATGGTCTGCCACAACGACGACGAGCTGGATCCCGGCGCCGGCTACCCCGACCACCCCCACTCCCACCTGGAGATCGTCACGTGGGTGCTCGAGGGGGCGCTCGTCCACACCTCCTCCGACGGCGCGCGGTCCGTCGTGCAGGCCGGGCAGGCGCAGCTGCTCTCGGCCGGCAGCGGCGTACGCCACTCCGAGATCGCCGACGCGGCCTCGGGGCGCTGCCGGTTCGTCCAGGCCTGGCTTCGGCCCGACGGGCCGGGAGGTACGACGTCATACTCGCTCGGGGAGGCGCCGGCGGGCGCCGACGGCCTGGTCGAGGTGGTCGGCGGGTCCGCCCTCCCGATCCGTGTCACCGGCGCGCGGCTGCTCGTCGCCCGGCTCGCCGCGGGTCAGGCCGTCGCCCTGCCGGAGGCACCGCTGCTGCACGTCTTCGCGGCCACGGGCAGTGCCCGTGTGGGTGGCCTCGACCTGTCCGCCGGCGATGCGGCGCGCCTCTCCGACGACTCCGCGCGCGAGGTCTCGGCCAACGGGCCCAGCGAGCTGCTGGTGTGGTGCTTGCCTCGTTGA
- a CDS encoding LIC_13387 family protein, whose translation MRTRTVAATVAGWLLVITGVGHTTLVAISSAATTSPADTAIRDAMAAAPVTVAGLERSYWDLYVGFSLMMALMLVGLGALVLLVLRRAPELVARGMVVLLALVLVPAWAISALLLPPPPIVLLGAAAVAVVSAAVLRPRPTRVQQPVPADIFDM comes from the coding sequence ATGAGGACCAGGACCGTCGCCGCCACCGTCGCAGGCTGGCTGCTCGTCATCACCGGCGTCGGCCACACGACGCTCGTCGCGATCAGCAGCGCCGCAACCACCTCGCCGGCGGACACCGCGATCCGTGACGCGATGGCCGCCGCCCCGGTCACGGTCGCGGGCCTGGAGCGCAGCTACTGGGACCTCTACGTCGGCTTCAGCCTGATGATGGCCCTGATGCTCGTCGGGCTGGGGGCGCTGGTGCTCCTCGTCCTGCGCCGCGCCCCCGAGCTGGTGGCGAGAGGCATGGTGGTCCTGCTGGCCCTCGTGCTCGTCCCCGCGTGGGCGATCAGCGCGCTTCTGCTGCCGCCTCCGCCGATCGTGCTCCTCGGAGCAGCGGCCGTGGCGGTGGTGTCCGCCGCGGTCCTGCGACCTCGCCCAACCCGCGTACAGCAGCCGGTTCCTGCGGATATCTTCGACATGTGA
- a CDS encoding TetR/AcrR family transcriptional regulator, with translation MEQPDRRTHIARTALHVLATEGGRGLTHRAVDSAAGVPAGSTSYYFRTRAALLSACLDDLVAQDHDDLDVMAPLLTADDADGMVAALAGLLEKWLTSGRERHLARYELSLEALRRPEVAAVLHRGGTAVRARVADVLAGLGVEDAVDSAGWLVAALDGILFDRLAGANAALPVDRGELLGVSRRLLAGALDLPRGATP, from the coding sequence ATGGAGCAGCCCGACCGTCGCACCCACATCGCGCGCACGGCACTGCACGTGCTCGCCACCGAGGGAGGGCGCGGCCTGACCCATCGAGCGGTCGACTCCGCCGCCGGCGTCCCAGCGGGGTCTACCTCCTACTACTTCCGCACGCGGGCCGCCCTCCTCAGTGCCTGCCTCGACGACCTCGTCGCCCAGGACCACGACGACCTGGACGTCATGGCACCCCTGCTCACCGCCGACGATGCCGACGGGATGGTCGCGGCGCTGGCCGGGCTCCTCGAGAAGTGGCTGACGAGCGGCCGCGAACGACACCTCGCCCGCTACGAGCTCTCCCTCGAGGCGCTGCGGCGGCCCGAGGTCGCCGCGGTCCTGCACCGTGGCGGCACGGCAGTGCGGGCCCGCGTCGCCGACGTGCTCGCAGGGCTCGGCGTCGAGGACGCGGTCGACAGCGCCGGGTGGCTGGTCGCGGCCCTCGACGGCATCCTGTTCGACCGGCTGGCCGGCGCCAACGCCGCGCTCCCCGTCGACCGAGGCGAGCTGCTCGGCGTCTCGCGCCGCCTCCTCGCAGGGGCGCTCGATCTGCCCCGGGGCGCCACGCCGTGA